One stretch of Deltaproteobacteria bacterium DNA includes these proteins:
- the rpmG gene encoding 50S ribosomal protein L33, whose amino-acid sequence MRDLINFQCDQCKRRNYTGTKNKKRTTEKLALRKFCPACRTHTLHKETKI is encoded by the coding sequence ATGCGCGACCTCATCAATTTTCAGTGCGACCAATGCAAGCGGCGCAATTACACCGGCACCAAGAATAAGAAGCGGACGACCGAGAAGCTGGCGTTGCGCAAGTTCTGCCCGGCGTGTCGGACGCACACCCTGCACAAGGAGACTAAGATCTGA
- the tuf gene encoding elongation factor Tu (EF-Tu; promotes GTP-dependent binding of aminoacyl-tRNA to the A-site of ribosomes during protein biosynthesis; when the tRNA anticodon matches the mRNA codon, GTP hydrolysis results; the inactive EF-Tu-GDP leaves the ribosome and release of GDP is promoted by elongation factor Ts; many prokaryotes have two copies of the gene encoding EF-Tu): VATLPAGTEMVMPGDNVKLAIELITPIAMDEGLRFAIREGGRTVGAGVVTKILA; encoded by the coding sequence GGTGGCGACGTTGCCTGCGGGGACGGAGATGGTGATGCCCGGGGACAACGTCAAGCTGGCCATCGAGCTGATCACGCCGATTGCGATGGACGAAGGGCTGCGCTTTGCCATCCGCGAAGGCGGCCGCACCGTCGGTGCTGGCGTCGTCACCAAGATCCTGGCATAA